The following proteins come from a genomic window of Aequorivita marisscotiae:
- a CDS encoding 2-hydroxyacid dehydrogenase, with amino-acid sequence MKTTIYSTHKFDKPSIENANKGKHQLNFLEFRLTKETALLAEGSKAIALFSSDDASSEVLDILHKLGIKFIALRSAGFNHVDLKKASELGIKVARVPAYSPYAIAEHTMALILALNRRLIKAHNRVREQNFSLNGLTGFDLNGKTVGVIGTGKIGSVLVKILHGFGCNILAQDIEESKDLIDKYGVIYTDCATLCKHADIISLHVPLKASTKHLINKEHIALMKSGVMLINTSRGGLVDTKAVIQGLKTRKIGYLGLDVYEEEEGLFFEDHSEDILQDDVIARLMTFNNVLITSHQAFLTKTALTNIAETTIYNLDCFEKQKPSGNEISIN; translated from the coding sequence ATGAAAACAACAATATACAGCACACATAAATTCGATAAGCCTTCCATTGAAAACGCTAATAAAGGAAAACATCAATTGAATTTTCTGGAATTTCGACTAACAAAGGAAACCGCCTTATTGGCAGAAGGTTCAAAGGCCATAGCACTTTTCTCAAGTGACGATGCCTCTTCAGAAGTTTTGGATATTTTACACAAACTGGGCATAAAATTTATCGCATTACGTTCGGCAGGTTTCAATCACGTCGATTTAAAAAAAGCATCAGAACTTGGAATTAAAGTGGCTCGTGTCCCAGCCTATTCCCCTTATGCCATTGCAGAACATACTATGGCGCTGATACTTGCATTAAACCGAAGACTGATTAAAGCCCACAATAGAGTGCGCGAACAAAACTTTTCATTAAACGGTCTCACCGGTTTTGACCTTAATGGGAAAACCGTTGGCGTGATTGGAACAGGAAAAATCGGGTCTGTACTCGTAAAAATACTTCACGGATTCGGCTGCAATATTCTTGCCCAGGATATAGAAGAAAGTAAAGACCTAATTGATAAATATGGCGTAATCTATACAGATTGTGCGACGCTCTGTAAGCACGCAGATATAATAAGCCTGCACGTGCCATTAAAAGCTTCAACAAAACATTTAATAAATAAAGAGCATATAGCACTAATGAAATCTGGAGTGATGCTCATCAATACAAGTCGTGGTGGGTTGGTGGACACCAAAGCGGTTATACAAGGTCTTAAGACGAGAAAAATAGGGTATTTAGGACTGGATGTGTATGAGGAAGAGGAAGGATTGTTTTTTGAAGACCATTCCGAAGATATTTTACAAGACGATGTCATTGCACGTTTAATGACTTTTAATAATGTTTTAATTACCAGTCATCAAGCTTTTTTAACCAAAACCGCATTGACCAATATTGCAGAAACAACCATATATAATCTGGATTGTTTTGAAAAACAAAAACCTTCTGGAAATGAAATTAGCATTAATTAA
- a CDS encoding universal stress protein — protein sequence MKNILVPTDFSKNCNKAEELGIEMAKLYNSEIHFFHLMKTPVEWVKLDKQKEKQYPETVKQIGIAKAYLRELEKKAERQGLECRTFLEFDGGQANILKHSGHFHHDFIVTGSSGTRGGIRELMGSNVEKIVRKADVPVVVVKDEEVSFPFKDIVFVSDFLQDVSDAFKQVISIAEKCGAHIHLLRVNTQTDFNSIEQGLDPIKEFLKKFPDLDNFSMNVYNEPDVETGINNFLRYKNADLIAMCTHGRTGFLSLFSKSIAEGVTNHSELPVMTIKM from the coding sequence ATGAAAAACATACTCGTACCAACAGACTTTTCAAAAAATTGCAATAAAGCAGAAGAACTCGGAATTGAAATGGCAAAGCTTTACAATTCCGAAATCCATTTTTTCCATTTGATGAAAACCCCCGTAGAATGGGTAAAGTTGGATAAACAAAAAGAAAAACAGTACCCAGAAACAGTAAAGCAAATAGGCATCGCAAAAGCCTACCTGAGAGAACTGGAGAAAAAAGCAGAACGACAAGGCCTTGAGTGCAGGACTTTTCTTGAATTTGATGGTGGTCAGGCAAATATCCTTAAACATTCGGGTCATTTTCATCACGATTTTATAGTTACGGGAAGTAGTGGCACCCGAGGCGGTATACGTGAGTTAATGGGAAGCAACGTAGAAAAAATTGTTAGGAAAGCTGATGTACCAGTTGTTGTAGTCAAGGATGAAGAAGTATCCTTTCCTTTTAAGGATATCGTTTTTGTTTCAGATTTTCTTCAAGATGTAAGCGATGCATTTAAGCAGGTTATTTCGATTGCTGAAAAATGCGGCGCACATATCCATTTATTGAGGGTCAATACTCAGACCGATTTTAACAGTATAGAGCAAGGGTTGGATCCCATCAAGGAGTTCCTGAAAAAATTCCCCGATTTGGATAACTTCTCAATGAATGTATATAACGAACCAGACGTAGAAACAGGGATAAACAATTTTTTACGATATAAAAATGCCGATTTAATCGCAATGTGTACTCACGGACGTACAGGCTTTTTAAGCTTATTCTCTAAAAGCATCGCAGAGGGTGTAACCAATCACTCCGAATTACCAGTAATGACTATTAAAATGTAA
- a CDS encoding restriction endonuclease, with protein sequence MNKSVLIKKYSGEYEAFDVNKLINSLRRSRADEDIIQDIARKVQEQIEEGMTTKKIYQLAFKMLKAKSRVSASKYKLKKALMELGPTGFPFEKLVGKLLAHEGFDTEVDVIVQGNCVQHEIDVIAQKDNNHYMIECKYHSDQGRVCNVKIPLYINSRFLDVEKNWERQKGHDTKLHKGGVYTNTRFTSDAVQYGKCVGLLLTSWDYPMDNGLKDRIDKAGLHPLTALTTLTKAEKSKLLDKGIVLCKELHENPALLEQIGVDKKRHKNILADSKELCQST encoded by the coding sequence ATGAATAAATCAGTCTTAATAAAAAAATACTCTGGTGAGTACGAAGCCTTTGATGTAAACAAACTCATCAACTCCCTGCGGCGTTCACGGGCAGATGAGGATATTATTCAAGATATAGCCCGGAAAGTACAAGAGCAGATTGAAGAAGGAATGACAACCAAAAAAATCTATCAATTGGCATTCAAGATGCTAAAGGCCAAATCCAGGGTAAGTGCCTCAAAGTACAAGCTCAAAAAAGCTTTAATGGAACTAGGTCCAACCGGTTTTCCATTTGAAAAATTAGTAGGTAAACTATTGGCACACGAAGGTTTTGATACAGAAGTTGATGTTATTGTCCAAGGTAATTGTGTTCAACACGAAATAGATGTGATAGCGCAAAAAGACAATAATCATTATATGATTGAATGCAAATACCATAGCGATCAAGGACGAGTTTGCAACGTGAAGATTCCATTATACATCAATTCAAGATTTTTAGATGTAGAAAAAAATTGGGAACGCCAAAAAGGTCACGATACTAAACTTCACAAAGGAGGCGTCTATACAAATACACGATTTACAAGTGATGCGGTACAATATGGTAAATGCGTTGGGCTATTATTGACAAGTTGGGATTACCCAATGGATAACGGGTTAAAAGACAGAATAGATAAAGCTGGTCTGCACCCATTGACCGCATTGACAACGCTGACCAAAGCTGAGAAATCAAAGCTATTGGACAAGGGAATTGTGCTCTGTAAAGAGCTTCACGAAAATCCTGCGTTATTAGAGCAGATAGGGGTTGACAAAAAAAGGCACAAAAATATTTTGGCAGATTCAAAAGAGCTGTGCCAAAGCACTTAA
- a CDS encoding MBL fold metallo-hydrolase: MTNNKINIHFLGATGTVTGSKYLVDTGDRKILIDCGLFQGLKELRLKNWEYPPVNVADIDAVLLTHGHMDHTGYLPRLVKQGFKGPIYGTNPTLDIAKIILNDSAKIQEQEAERANKEGYSKHSPAEPLYDLNDVEKTIPYFKGVPPSQWLPILKDVKARFQYNGHILGATYIELDLRGKRFVFSGDIGRTNDLLLFPPLKPKKADVLFIESTYGGRFHRDEVEALPQIEKLVNETINRGGSLFVPSFSVERAQLMMLIFWRLLKENKIPKVQMIMDSPMGANVLELFHRTRDWHRLEDNECDEMCSHFTVVSSYRETMELRTDYKPKIVIAGSGMLTGGRMLNYLETQAQNPNNTLLFVGYQAEGTRGRKLLEGDKELKVYGKWVPFDMEVVEIEGLSAHADHRELIDWMGKIKNTPERIFIVHGEKESAEALQKGIKETYGWDAEIPQLYTIEEIE; encoded by the coding sequence ATGACAAACAACAAAATAAACATCCATTTTTTAGGAGCGACAGGCACAGTAACCGGTTCAAAATATCTGGTAGATACAGGAGATAGAAAGATACTCATAGACTGCGGTCTTTTTCAGGGATTGAAGGAATTACGCCTTAAAAACTGGGAGTATCCACCCGTTAATGTTGCAGATATTGACGCTGTTTTGCTTACCCACGGCCATATGGACCATACAGGATATTTGCCGAGATTGGTAAAGCAAGGTTTCAAAGGGCCCATTTACGGCACCAATCCCACCTTGGACATCGCAAAAATCATATTGAATGATAGTGCCAAAATACAAGAACAGGAAGCCGAACGTGCCAATAAAGAGGGCTATTCCAAACACAGTCCTGCTGAACCACTTTACGATTTAAATGATGTAGAAAAAACAATCCCTTACTTCAAAGGAGTACCACCCTCGCAATGGTTACCCATTCTCAAAGATGTGAAAGCAAGGTTTCAATACAACGGACACATCCTTGGTGCCACATACATTGAGTTAGATTTACGCGGAAAACGTTTCGTGTTTTCTGGCGATATAGGCAGAACAAACGATTTATTACTGTTTCCTCCATTAAAGCCAAAAAAGGCAGATGTATTATTTATTGAATCCACCTACGGAGGAAGATTTCATCGTGATGAAGTAGAAGCACTTCCACAAATTGAAAAATTGGTCAATGAAACCATTAATAGAGGTGGCAGCTTATTTGTCCCAAGTTTTTCGGTAGAACGCGCCCAATTGATGATGCTTATTTTTTGGAGGTTACTCAAGGAGAACAAAATCCCCAAAGTACAAATGATTATGGATAGTCCAATGGGTGCCAACGTATTGGAACTGTTTCATAGAACTCGGGATTGGCACAGATTGGAAGACAACGAATGTGACGAAATGTGCTCACACTTTACAGTTGTTAGCAGTTATCGTGAAACAATGGAATTAAGAACAGATTACAAACCAAAAATCGTGATTGCAGGAAGCGGAATGCTCACAGGGGGAAGAATGCTAAACTATCTTGAAACCCAAGCACAAAACCCCAACAACACCTTGCTTTTTGTGGGTTATCAAGCTGAAGGTACGCGAGGCAGAAAATTATTGGAAGGCGATAAGGAACTTAAAGTGTATGGAAAATGGGTGCCCTTTGATATGGAAGTTGTAGAAATTGAAGGGCTCTCAGCACACGCTGACCATAGAGAACTTATAGATTGGATGGGCAAAATAAAAAATACGCCAGAGCGGATTTTCATTGTACACGGTGAAAAAGAAAGTGCAGAAGCATTGCAAAAAGGCATCAAGGAAACTTATGGGTGGGATGCAGAAATTCCGCAATTATACACCATCGAAGAAATAGAATAA
- a CDS encoding thymidine phosphorylase family protein: MDTHSNILKYKHLGIYTQNENVVYMREDCHVCISEGFEALTRIRISNASTSIVASLNVLNSDILLPNEIGLSDAAAKKLNVSQNDTLYVSHLEPIESLSHVRAKIYNKKLDYKAYNNIITDIVEGDYSNIHLSAFITACAGDRMDIDEISDLTKAMIASGKQLNWNKDIVVDKHCIGGLPGNRTTPLVVAIVAAYGLTMPKTSSRAITSPAGTADTMEVLTNVTLSSEEIKTVVEKEGGCFVWGGTAQLSPADDVLIKIEKALDIDSEGQLIASVLSKKAAAGSTHVVIDIPVGETAKVRSTEMAEKLKNHMETVGTAVGLNVKVVVTDGTQPVGRGIGPTLEAIDILKVLKNEEDAPKDLTERALLLATELLELSGKVEKGKGQETAREILKSGKAYEKFVAICKAQGQFSKPVLAPYKIEIKAEKSGVLQRIDNRKIAKLAKLSGAPQSKSAGILLNVHLNEKIEIDQLLYTIYAESKGELNYALEYENNHNDIITIN; the protein is encoded by the coding sequence ATGGACACACACTCAAACATATTAAAATACAAACACCTCGGCATCTATACCCAAAACGAGAATGTAGTGTATATGCGCGAAGATTGCCACGTTTGTATTTCAGAAGGGTTTGAGGCACTTACCCGAATAAGAATATCCAACGCAAGTACATCAATCGTGGCAAGTCTTAATGTCCTGAATTCTGATATTCTGTTGCCTAATGAAATCGGACTATCAGATGCTGCCGCGAAAAAACTCAATGTGTCCCAAAACGATACATTATATGTTTCCCATTTAGAGCCTATTGAATCCTTAAGCCACGTCAGGGCAAAAATCTATAACAAAAAACTGGATTATAAGGCCTATAACAACATCATAACCGATATCGTGGAAGGCGATTATTCCAACATCCACCTTTCGGCATTTATTACTGCCTGTGCTGGCGACCGAATGGATATTGATGAAATATCCGACCTAACGAAAGCAATGATTGCTTCCGGAAAGCAACTGAACTGGAACAAGGATATCGTGGTCGACAAACATTGTATTGGCGGATTGCCTGGCAATAGGACAACACCATTGGTAGTTGCCATTGTTGCCGCGTATGGGCTTACTATGCCAAAAACATCCTCACGGGCAATCACTTCGCCAGCAGGCACAGCAGATACAATGGAAGTACTGACCAATGTTACGCTCTCTTCCGAGGAAATAAAGACCGTAGTAGAAAAAGAAGGCGGATGTTTTGTTTGGGGCGGTACAGCGCAGTTAAGTCCTGCCGATGATGTGCTCATTAAAATTGAAAAAGCCTTGGATATTGATAGCGAAGGTCAGCTCATCGCTTCAGTACTCTCTAAAAAGGCAGCAGCTGGTTCTACTCACGTGGTCATTGATATTCCCGTGGGAGAAACCGCCAAGGTTCGCAGTACCGAAATGGCAGAAAAACTAAAAAATCATATGGAAACCGTTGGAACTGCTGTTGGGTTGAATGTAAAAGTTGTAGTTACGGATGGCACGCAGCCTGTTGGAAGGGGTATCGGTCCAACTTTAGAAGCCATAGATATATTAAAAGTTTTGAAAAATGAGGAAGATGCACCTAAAGACTTAACAGAAAGAGCATTGCTTTTAGCTACTGAACTATTAGAACTTTCTGGAAAAGTAGAAAAAGGAAAGGGACAGGAAACCGCACGTGAAATTCTCAAATCTGGAAAAGCATATGAAAAATTCGTAGCCATTTGTAAGGCGCAAGGTCAATTTTCAAAACCAGTTTTAGCACCTTATAAAATTGAAATTAAAGCTGAAAAGTCAGGCGTTTTGCAACGAATTGATAACCGTAAAATTGCAAAACTGGCCAAGCTTTCTGGAGCACCACAATCTAAATCGGCAGGGATTCTTTTGAATGTCCATTTAAATGAAAAAATCGAAATAGACCAATTGTTATATACCATATATGCTGAATCCAAAGGTGAACTTAATTATGCCTTGGAATATGAAAACAACCATAACGACATCATAACTATAAATTAA
- a CDS encoding ribose-phosphate pyrophosphokinase yields MKTILFSLPGNEELTELMATKMDAEVGQATLRKFPDGESYTRILSDVKDKCVVLVCTLHEPDEKLLSLYFLSHTAKSLGAMCTCLVAPYLAYMRQDKVFNEGEGVTSGFFGKLISGFADSITTVDPHLHRISSLGEVYQIPNKVIHAADAISEWIKENIENPVLIGPDSESEQWVSEVAKNAGAPFIVLQKVRHGDRDVEVSVPDVDKYKNATPILVDDIISTARTMIETVQHLKKAGMKPPICVGIHAVFSGNAYQDLLDSGVEKIVTCNTIPHSSNGIDLSDIMAKEVKKLMHHI; encoded by the coding sequence ATGAAAACAATATTATTCAGTCTTCCCGGAAATGAAGAACTCACAGAACTAATGGCTACAAAAATGGATGCTGAAGTGGGTCAAGCCACATTAAGGAAATTCCCTGACGGGGAATCATACACGCGCATATTGTCTGATGTTAAAGATAAATGTGTGGTACTGGTATGCACCTTGCACGAACCGGACGAAAAACTGTTGTCACTATATTTTTTAAGCCACACAGCCAAATCATTAGGAGCTATGTGTACCTGTTTGGTAGCACCCTATTTGGCGTATATGCGGCAGGACAAAGTATTTAATGAAGGAGAAGGAGTGACTTCCGGTTTCTTCGGAAAATTGATTTCTGGTTTCGCCGATAGCATTACCACGGTTGACCCTCACTTGCACAGAATTAGTTCGTTGGGAGAAGTATATCAAATTCCAAATAAAGTGATTCACGCTGCCGATGCCATTTCAGAATGGATAAAAGAAAACATTGAAAACCCGGTACTTATTGGGCCTGATTCGGAAAGTGAACAATGGGTTTCTGAAGTCGCCAAAAATGCTGGAGCACCATTTATAGTATTACAAAAGGTACGTCACGGTGACCGTGATGTAGAAGTCTCTGTTCCCGATGTGGATAAGTACAAGAATGCCACACCTATTTTAGTAGATGACATTATTTCCACAGCCCGAACAATGATTGAAACCGTACAACATCTTAAAAAAGCAGGAATGAAACCACCTATTTGTGTAGGCATTCACGCCGTTTTTTCAGGAAACGCCTATCAAGATTTATTGGATTCCGGAGTAGAAAAAATAGTGACTTGTAATACCATCCCACACTCTTCAAATGGAATAGATTTAAGTGATATTATGGCAAAAGAGGTAAAAAAATTAATGCACCATATATGA
- a CDS encoding phosphoribosylpyrophosphate synthetase, with amino-acid sequence MNNYDTLSEAINDLQGKGYTYDFNLKPECLECASLKIEIHPEDFNVDEMHRFEGMSSTDDNSVLYAISSKNGIKGLLVDAYGVYAENISEAMRKKLR; translated from the coding sequence ATGAACAACTACGACACACTTTCAGAAGCAATAAACGATTTACAGGGAAAAGGCTATACATATGATTTTAACCTAAAACCAGAATGTTTGGAGTGTGCCTCACTAAAAATTGAAATACACCCAGAAGATTTTAATGTTGACGAGATGCATCGTTTTGAGGGTATGAGCAGTACCGACGATAATAGTGTGCTTTATGCTATTTCATCAAAAAATGGGATTAAAGGACTTTTGGTAGATGCCTATGGCGTCTATGCCGAAAACATTTCGGAAGCTATGAGAAAAAAATTACGATAA
- a CDS encoding copper-translocating P-type ATPase produces the protein MENHEHHNHDEMDHSKMDHSKMKHKKEDHSKMNHKGGDHSGHNPGHGQMGHDHHKMMIADFRKRFWVTLILTIPILIISPMIQGFIGYEFLLPGNQYILFGLSSVVYFYGGWPFITGFWSEVKKGAPGMMTLISMAITVAYVYSSATVFGLEGVDFFWELATLIAIMLVGHWIEMKSVLGASKALQLLVSMMPAEAHRVKGDTIEDIPLEDLLKDDVILVKPGEKVPADGIITEGTSYLNESMLTGESKPVKKEIDDKVIGGSVNGNGSIKVKVEHTGKDSYLNKVITMVEEAQKSKSKMQNLSDRAAKWLTYIALGIGFGTLAVWLILGFPFVYALERMVTVMIIACPHALGLAIPLVVAISTAVSAQNGLLIRNRTAFEESRKITALLFDKTGTLTKGDFGVTRVESVNQKYPPKEILRLSSALEQSSEHPIAVGIIKKVKEDEVIIPNPENFNAITGKGVEANVEGKEIKVVSPGYLRDEKITIPEDAYSDAAETVVFVLIDGKLAGYIALADEIRPESADAIKIFKKNNIKVLMATGDNERTAKAVSDKLGLDGYYAEVLPHQKVEIVKELESKGEFVAMTGDGVNDAPALAQANVGIAVGSGTDVAAETADIILVNSNPQDIANLILFGKATYNKMIQNLVWATGYNVIAIPLAAGVLYSTGFVLGPAVGAVLMSLSTIIVAINAQLLKRKIGKK, from the coding sequence ATGGAAAATCACGAACACCACAATCACGATGAAATGGACCATTCTAAAATGGACCATTCGAAGATGAAACACAAAAAAGAAGACCATTCTAAAATGAACCACAAAGGTGGGGACCATTCGGGTCACAATCCGGGTCACGGTCAAATGGGCCACGACCATCATAAAATGATGATTGCCGATTTCAGGAAACGGTTTTGGGTAACCTTAATCTTGACCATTCCCATCCTCATCATCTCCCCGATGATCCAAGGGTTTATTGGGTATGAGTTCCTGCTTCCCGGAAACCAATATATATTATTTGGCCTTTCTTCTGTAGTGTATTTCTATGGCGGCTGGCCATTTATTACCGGATTTTGGTCCGAAGTTAAAAAAGGTGCACCAGGGATGATGACCCTTATTTCTATGGCCATTACCGTGGCTTACGTTTATAGTTCGGCAACCGTGTTCGGCTTAGAAGGAGTTGATTTTTTCTGGGAACTGGCTACCCTTATCGCTATTATGTTGGTAGGACATTGGATAGAGATGAAAAGCGTCTTGGGAGCATCAAAGGCCTTACAGCTTTTGGTAAGTATGATGCCCGCAGAAGCCCATAGGGTAAAGGGTGATACCATAGAAGATATTCCGTTGGAAGATTTGTTAAAAGATGATGTCATATTAGTAAAACCAGGTGAAAAGGTGCCTGCTGATGGTATTATAACAGAAGGCACCAGCTACCTGAATGAATCTATGCTTACTGGGGAGTCCAAACCAGTTAAGAAAGAAATAGATGATAAGGTTATTGGAGGTTCGGTAAACGGTAATGGCAGCATAAAGGTAAAGGTTGAGCATACAGGAAAGGACAGTTATCTCAACAAGGTGATCACAATGGTTGAAGAAGCACAAAAGTCCAAATCAAAAATGCAAAACCTCTCGGATAGAGCTGCAAAATGGCTTACCTATATCGCATTAGGTATTGGATTTGGCACATTGGCGGTTTGGCTAATTTTAGGCTTCCCTTTTGTGTATGCTTTGGAGCGTATGGTAACGGTAATGATTATTGCGTGTCCGCACGCTTTAGGTCTTGCCATTCCATTAGTGGTCGCTATTTCTACTGCGGTTTCTGCACAGAATGGATTATTGATTAGAAATAGAACAGCTTTTGAAGAATCCCGAAAAATAACGGCATTATTATTCGACAAGACTGGAACATTGACCAAAGGTGATTTTGGTGTAACAAGGGTTGAGTCGGTCAATCAGAAATATCCACCTAAAGAAATTTTGAGGCTTTCAAGTGCATTGGAACAGAGTTCTGAACACCCTATTGCGGTTGGAATAATTAAAAAAGTAAAAGAAGATGAAGTTATTATTCCGAACCCTGAAAACTTTAACGCAATTACCGGTAAAGGAGTCGAGGCGAACGTAGAAGGGAAAGAAATAAAAGTTGTAAGTCCCGGATATTTAAGGGATGAAAAAATAACTATTCCAGAGGATGCCTATAGCGATGCCGCAGAAACTGTTGTTTTTGTCTTGATTGATGGAAAACTGGCAGGATACATAGCATTGGCGGACGAAATTAGACCGGAATCTGCCGATGCCATCAAAATTTTCAAAAAGAATAATATAAAAGTTTTAATGGCTACCGGTGATAATGAAAGAACTGCCAAAGCTGTTAGCGATAAACTCGGCTTGGATGGATACTACGCCGAAGTTTTGCCACATCAAAAAGTGGAAATAGTAAAAGAATTGGAAAGTAAGGGAGAGTTTGTGGCAATGACAGGAGACGGAGTGAACGATGCACCGGCTCTGGCTCAAGCCAATGTAGGTATTGCAGTAGGTTCTGGCACAGACGTAGCCGCTGAAACCGCGGATATTATTTTGGTAAACAGCAACCCACAAGATATTGCTAACTTGATTTTGTTCGGTAAGGCTACATACAATAAAATGATCCAGAACCTTGTTTGGGCAACGGGATACAACGTTATAGCCATTCCGTTAGCTGCTGGAGTGCTTTATTCTACCGGTTTTGTTTTGGGCCCAGCCGTTGGAGCTGTACTTATGAGTTTAAGTACGATTATAGTGGCTATCAATGCGCAATTATTAAAGCGAAAAATCGGTAAAAAATAA
- a CDS encoding MFS transporter: MDKKEKLNRIFLILLSLFVVMLGYGILLPTLPYYTERLALGDNLDTDSINFHIGFLTSIYPLFQLLFVVLWGRLSDKYGRKPIIIVGLIGFVIMQLLTGLATSLTMLYVARIFGGIFTSSVIPVSNAYLSDITSEKRRTKIMGWSGVAISSGVIFGPVIGGFLSQTDLHLKYTIGLLHLDRFSVPFLFAALLGLIVLFVVAKWLKNTTRVHTFTTQKASLRFTFTKYFVVLLGLSFVIQFVVTLFETVFSIYGKDELGFNSNQIGIGFMLCGSIMAVLQPLFATYGEKFLSTKKQIALGLFISGLSLIVFPFFKNEYLVYVLIVVFAAGGAMVTPNLLSAVSLTSKENTGRNISIQSSTGSVGQILGPVVGTWLIADSFYYPFIIAGLIVIISIGLVQFVT, encoded by the coding sequence ATGGACAAAAAAGAAAAACTCAACAGGATATTTTTAATCCTGTTGAGTTTATTTGTAGTGATGTTGGGCTATGGTATTTTATTGCCAACCCTTCCCTACTATACCGAAAGATTAGCTTTAGGAGATAACCTAGATACTGATTCGATTAACTTTCATATTGGTTTTTTGACCAGTATTTATCCGCTCTTCCAGCTTCTTTTCGTTGTACTCTGGGGCAGGCTATCCGATAAATACGGCCGTAAACCCATTATCATTGTTGGGCTAATCGGCTTTGTAATTATGCAATTACTTACCGGTCTTGCTACATCATTGACGATGCTATATGTTGCTCGCATCTTTGGTGGTATTTTCACGTCATCAGTTATTCCAGTTAGCAACGCATATTTGAGCGACATTACTTCTGAAAAACGAAGAACAAAAATAATGGGTTGGTCGGGTGTTGCCATTAGCTCTGGTGTTATTTTTGGCCCTGTCATTGGTGGCTTTCTGTCTCAAACTGACCTTCATTTAAAATATACGATAGGTCTGCTGCATTTAGACCGATTTTCAGTACCCTTTTTGTTTGCCGCTCTTCTAGGACTTATAGTCTTATTTGTAGTAGCAAAATGGTTAAAAAACACCACTCGCGTACATACGTTCACAACACAAAAAGCGAGCTTGCGATTCACATTTACCAAATATTTTGTCGTATTACTGGGTCTGTCGTTTGTCATCCAATTTGTAGTAACGCTGTTTGAAACTGTCTTTTCAATATATGGGAAAGATGAATTAGGATTTAACAGTAACCAAATAGGTATTGGTTTTATGCTATGTGGTTCAATAATGGCTGTTTTACAACCTTTGTTCGCTACTTACGGAGAGAAGTTTTTATCCACAAAGAAACAAATTGCATTAGGGTTGTTTATATCTGGATTATCCTTAATTGTCTTTCCCTTTTTTAAGAATGAATACTTGGTATATGTGTTAATCGTTGTTTTCGCTGCTGGAGGTGCTATGGTAACCCCAAACTTGTTATCAGCAGTATCATTGACATCTAAAGAAAATACAGGTAGAAATATATCCATACAAAGCTCAACAGGTAGCGTAGGTCAGATTTTAGGTCCTGTTGTAGGTACTTGGCTGATTGCAGATAGTTTTTACTATCCGTTTATTATAGCCGGATTAATAGTTATAATTTCAATTGGATTAGTCCAATTTGTCACTTAA